In Symmachiella dynata, the following are encoded in one genomic region:
- a CDS encoding tetratricopeptide repeat protein encodes MAVRFQTDGMSPRLFARQSDWWNCALIALMIIGLGGCRWMRNLVPGNRARESQIAADDLSRSKRGDGTANFASMHSDNPDTYVRSAEQAMQRQQFDEAAQHVARALELNPNSSAAWALKGQLEEHSGQDAEAISAYHRAVSCDVQNSEAALRLAAIQIDHGRAARSAPVLREVILCPLSTEEQKSRAQWLLGVAYVRTARWKQAIPALDAGARTRDMSSDDWYLVAMARFRAGDFNGARRDIERQLALHPGHNGFASLLADLNYTEANRGEILPATNFEVPEESPAISAPPVLP; translated from the coding sequence GTGGCGGTTCGATTCCAGACTGACGGAATGTCTCCCAGGCTGTTCGCACGACAGTCCGATTGGTGGAATTGCGCGCTGATAGCGTTGATGATCATTGGGCTGGGCGGTTGTCGTTGGATGCGCAATCTCGTGCCGGGCAACAGAGCGCGCGAATCACAAATCGCTGCGGATGATTTGTCGCGTTCGAAACGTGGCGACGGAACGGCAAATTTCGCGTCAATGCATTCGGACAATCCTGACACCTATGTGCGTTCGGCAGAACAGGCGATGCAGCGGCAGCAATTTGACGAGGCTGCGCAGCACGTCGCCCGGGCTTTGGAGTTAAATCCGAACAGCAGCGCGGCCTGGGCGCTCAAAGGGCAACTCGAAGAACACTCGGGGCAGGATGCGGAAGCCATCAGCGCGTATCATCGTGCGGTGTCGTGCGACGTGCAGAATTCAGAGGCCGCGTTGCGATTGGCCGCGATTCAGATCGACCATGGCCGCGCAGCCCGTTCGGCGCCGGTCCTGCGAGAGGTTATCCTTTGCCCCTTGTCGACTGAGGAACAAAAGTCGCGCGCACAATGGCTGTTGGGTGTGGCCTATGTACGGACGGCCCGCTGGAAGCAGGCGATCCCCGCGCTGGATGCTGGAGCGCGGACGCGGGACATGTCTTCCGATGATTGGTATCTCGTCGCGATGGCGCGGTTTCGCGCGGGAGATTTCAACGGAGCCCGCCGAGACATTGAAAGGCAATTGGCATTACATCCCGGTCACAACGGATTTGCATCGCTGCTGGCCGATTTGAACTATACCGAAGCGAATCGCGGGGAAATCCTTCCGGCCACCAATTTCGAGGTGCCGGAAGAATCGCCCGCGATATCCGCGCCTCCCGTGTTGCCTTGA